A window of Thermoproteota archaeon contains these coding sequences:
- a CDS encoding transketolase C-terminal domain-containing protein, with translation MVVQKLVSQTMMALNGDEAVAWAVKQSNVDVVAAYPITPQTIIVERISEFVHNGEVDMEFIRVESEHSALSASWGAALAGARAFTATAANGLALMWEILYITASTRTPVVMAVVNRALSAPINIHNDHSDSMGARDSGWIQIYSEDAQEAYDNTIMAFRIAEEAMLPVMVTLDGFTISHTLQNVSVLPDEVVSNFVGIRKIPRIKLPHIYGEKEIPLMLNPKYPISFGPLDLFDYYFEHKVQQNEAMKASIPIIEKVHREFAEISGRSYEPVHMIPYKTEDADVVLLGLSSTMSVVRKVVDELRSEGKKVGAIRLRVFRPFPADMIRKELSKISTVGILDRSLSFGAEGGPVFMEVRSALYSSSSKPTVYDYVYGLGGRDLPPKLIKKAFNELLEAREEPEKPVIKYLGVRE, from the coding sequence GGATGTGGTTGCAGCCTATCCGATAACTCCACAAACAATAATTGTGGAGAGAATATCCGAGTTCGTCCACAATGGAGAGGTGGACATGGAATTCATAAGGGTAGAAAGCGAACACAGCGCCCTAAGTGCGAGCTGGGGGGCGGCTCTCGCTGGGGCGAGGGCGTTTACTGCCACTGCTGCAAACGGTCTAGCCTTAATGTGGGAGATCTTGTACATAACCGCTTCCACTAGGACTCCGGTCGTCATGGCCGTCGTTAACAGAGCTTTGAGCGCGCCGATAAACATTCATAATGATCATAGTGACAGCATGGGAGCTAGGGACTCCGGTTGGATTCAGATCTACAGCGAAGATGCGCAGGAGGCCTATGATAACACCATAATGGCCTTCAGGATAGCTGAGGAGGCGATGTTACCTGTCATGGTAACCTTAGACGGATTCACCATATCTCATACACTGCAAAACGTCTCGGTTCTTCCTGATGAGGTTGTTTCAAACTTCGTCGGGATCAGGAAGATCCCAAGGATCAAGCTACCCCACATCTATGGGGAGAAGGAGATACCACTGATGCTGAACCCGAAGTATCCGATATCGTTCGGGCCACTGGACTTGTTCGACTACTACTTCGAGCATAAGGTCCAGCAGAATGAGGCCATGAAGGCTTCCATCCCCATCATAGAGAAGGTTCACAGGGAGTTCGCTGAGATAAGCGGAAGGTCTTACGAGCCCGTCCACATGATCCCCTATAAAACGGAGGACGCGGATGTCGTGCTGCTGGGCCTCTCCTCAACCATGAGTGTGGTGAGGAAGGTTGTGGACGAGCTGAGGAGTGAGGGGAAGAAGGTGGGTGCCATAAGGTTGAGGGTATTCAGGCCTTTCCCAGCTGACATGATTAGGAAGGAACTTTCTAAGATCAGCACTGTAGGTATCCTTGATAGATCGTTGAGCTTCGGGGCCGAGGGTGGTCCCGTATTCATGGAGGTGAGATCTGCCCTTTACAGCTCCTCCTCGAAGCCCACCGTATACGACTATGTGTACGGGCTTGGAGGAAGAGATTTACCGCCCAAACTGATAAAGAAGGCGTTCAACGAACTCCTTGAGGCTAGAGAAGAGCCAGAGAAGCCTGTTATCAAGTATCTGGGGGTGAGGGAGTGA